A window of the Glaciimonas sp. CA11.2 genome harbors these coding sequences:
- the ilvA gene encoding threonine ammonia-lyase, biosynthetic: protein MTTDYLQQILTARVYDVAQETPLELARTLSLKMENQIYFKREDMHSVFSFKLRGAYNKMASLTPQQLKRGVICASAGNHAQGLALSASKLGCRAMIVMPTTTPLVKVDAVRARGGEVVLFGDSYTEAYNHALTLQKKHKLTFVHPFDDPHVIAGQGTVGMEILRQHAAPIHAIFVPIGGGGLIAGIAAYVKAVRPEIKVIGVQTVDSDAMARSLKAGRRITLADVGLFADGTAVKLVGEETFRLAKLYVDEVILVDTFAVCTAIKDVFQDTRSILEPSGALSVAGAKAYIERAKGTRKPIKNQVLITIASGANMNFDRLRFVSEMADIGQSREAVFAVTIPEERGSFGRFCKLVGDRNVTEFNYRISDEKAAHVFVGVQTSTYDESGQIAKNFEKHGFSTLDLTHDELAKVHIRHLVGGKSALAHDELLYRFEFPERPGALTRFLDCMAPNWNISLFHYRSQGGDVGRILIGLQVPKKEMKAFRGFLDNLGYRYWDESENPVYKLFLG from the coding sequence ATGACTACAGATTATTTGCAGCAAATCTTGACCGCCCGCGTCTATGACGTCGCGCAGGAAACGCCACTTGAACTGGCGCGGACGCTGTCTCTGAAGATGGAGAACCAGATTTATTTCAAGCGCGAAGATATGCATAGCGTGTTTAGTTTTAAATTGCGCGGCGCATATAACAAAATGGCGAGCTTGACTCCGCAGCAACTCAAACGCGGCGTCATTTGTGCGTCCGCGGGTAATCATGCCCAAGGTCTGGCTTTGTCGGCATCTAAACTTGGTTGTCGCGCCATGATCGTTATGCCGACCACAACACCTCTGGTCAAGGTCGATGCTGTACGCGCCCGTGGCGGCGAAGTAGTGCTGTTTGGAGATTCGTACACCGAAGCCTATAACCACGCATTAACGCTGCAGAAAAAACATAAGCTGACCTTTGTGCATCCATTTGATGACCCACACGTCATTGCAGGTCAGGGTACAGTCGGCATGGAAATTCTGCGCCAGCATGCAGCACCAATTCACGCAATTTTCGTCCCTATTGGTGGCGGTGGCTTGATTGCAGGAATCGCCGCCTACGTCAAAGCGGTGCGGCCCGAAATCAAGGTGATCGGCGTCCAGACGGTCGATTCGGATGCGATGGCGCGCAGTCTTAAAGCGGGTCGCCGGATTACTTTAGCCGATGTAGGGCTATTTGCCGACGGCACTGCCGTCAAACTTGTCGGGGAAGAAACGTTTCGTCTCGCCAAACTGTATGTCGATGAAGTCATTCTGGTCGACACATTCGCAGTTTGTACCGCCATTAAAGATGTATTTCAGGACACGCGAAGTATTCTAGAACCATCCGGAGCGTTGTCAGTAGCCGGTGCCAAAGCCTATATCGAGCGCGCTAAAGGCACCCGCAAGCCGATTAAAAATCAAGTGCTGATTACCATCGCTTCCGGTGCCAATATGAACTTTGATCGGTTGCGATTCGTCTCTGAAATGGCAGATATCGGCCAATCGCGCGAAGCGGTATTTGCCGTCACGATACCAGAGGAACGCGGAAGTTTCGGTCGTTTTTGCAAATTGGTTGGTGATCGCAACGTCACTGAATTCAACTATCGCATCAGTGACGAAAAAGCTGCGCACGTTTTTGTCGGCGTGCAAACCTCAACGTACGATGAGTCTGGACAGATCGCCAAAAATTTCGAGAAGCATGGTTTCAGCACGCTTGATCTGACCCATGATGAACTAGCCAAAGTACATATCCGCCATCTGGTTGGTGGCAAAAGTGCGCTGGCGCATGATGAGTTGTTATATCGCTTTGAATTTCCTGAGCGTCCGGGCGCGCTGACGCGCTTTCTTGACTGTATGGCACCAAACTGGAATATAAGCCTATTCCATTATCGGAGCCAAGGTGGCGACGTTGGCCGTATCTTAATTGGCCTGCAAGTGCCGAAAAAGGAAATGAAAGCATTCCGTGGCTTCCTGGATAATCTAGGTTATCGCTATTGGGATGAAAGTGAGAACCCTGTCTATAAACTGTTTTTGGGATAA
- the queF gene encoding NADPH-dependent 7-cyano-7-deazaguanine reductase QueF (Catalyzes the NADPH-dependent reduction of 7-cyano-7-deazaguanine (preQ0) to 7-aminomethyl-7-deazaguanine (preQ1) in queuosine biosynthesis), which translates to MNAPITPEFSPLGKVATYTAEYDPTLLFSIARAGKREEIGIRGALPFFGVDIWNAYEVSWLNLRGKPQVAIATITAPADSPNIIESKSFKLYLNSFNQTKLADTDALLALLRADLSLGFGTTVQVMLTTADAFAAQMIKEPQGILLDRLDIDVTDYQPKPSLLKTDRHAIPVNETLISHLLKSNCLVTGQPDWGSVQIQYVGTPIDQEGLLQYLISFRDHNEFHEQCVERIFMDIMQQCSPQKLSVYARYTRRGGLDINPWRCNFSGPPPSNRRLARQ; encoded by the coding sequence ATGAACGCTCCCATTACGCCAGAATTCTCGCCGTTAGGAAAAGTTGCCACTTACACAGCTGAATACGACCCAACGTTATTGTTTTCTATCGCACGCGCTGGCAAGCGCGAAGAAATCGGGATTCGCGGCGCATTGCCGTTTTTCGGTGTCGATATCTGGAATGCGTATGAAGTATCGTGGCTCAATTTGCGTGGTAAACCGCAAGTAGCCATCGCAACCATCACGGCACCGGCGGACTCCCCGAACATCATCGAATCGAAGTCTTTCAAGCTATATCTGAACTCCTTCAATCAGACAAAATTAGCCGATACCGATGCATTGCTGGCGTTATTGCGTGCCGATTTATCGCTTGGATTTGGTACTACCGTACAGGTAATGCTGACCACAGCGGATGCATTTGCCGCTCAAATGATCAAGGAGCCGCAAGGAATATTGCTAGATCGACTAGATATTGACGTCACCGACTATCAGCCAAAACCATCTTTATTAAAAACCGACCGACATGCCATCCCCGTCAATGAAACACTTATATCGCATTTGCTCAAGTCGAATTGCTTGGTCACCGGGCAACCGGATTGGGGCAGCGTACAAATTCAATATGTCGGTACGCCCATCGATCAGGAAGGCTTACTACAGTACTTAATCAGTTTTCGCGATCACAATGAATTTCATGAACAATGCGTCGAACGCATTTTTATGGACATCATGCAACAGTGCTCGCCTCAAAAATTATCCGTTTATGCGCGTTACACCCGTCGAGGCGGATTGGATATTAATCCTTGGCGTTGCAACTTTTCAGGTCCACCACCATCCAATCGTCGTCTCGCACGTCAGTAG
- a CDS encoding PTS sugar transporter subunit IIA: protein MTNLAKILPLQNVVLDLEVSSKKRAFEQAGLMFENNCGIARSTVSDNLFARERLGSTGLGHGVAVPHGRVKGLKAPLAAFVRLAQPIPFESPDGEPVGLLVFLLVPDHATQHHLEILSEVAEMFSSDTFREILNTDPDPLSIHAKLIGWQPMSAENAT, encoded by the coding sequence ATGACTAATCTCGCAAAAATCCTGCCATTACAAAACGTTGTACTGGATCTGGAAGTTTCCAGTAAAAAACGTGCTTTCGAACAAGCTGGACTCATGTTCGAAAACAATTGCGGCATTGCGCGCTCGACCGTCTCAGACAACCTGTTTGCGCGCGAAAGACTCGGCTCAACCGGGCTTGGTCACGGTGTTGCAGTACCGCACGGACGTGTCAAAGGTTTGAAGGCGCCGCTCGCTGCTTTTGTGCGGTTAGCCCAGCCGATTCCGTTTGAATCACCCGACGGTGAGCCAGTCGGTTTGCTGGTATTTTTGCTCGTCCCGGATCATGCGACGCAACACCATCTTGAAATCCTATCGGAAGTAGCAGAAATGTTTTCCAGCGATACTTTTAGGGAGATACTGAATACCGATCCTGATCCGCTTTCAATTCATGCAAAGCTCATTGGATGGCAGCCAATGAGCGCCGAAAATGCGACCTAA
- the hprK gene encoding HPr(Ser) kinase/phosphatase, with the protein MPSSTPLSIQQLYEDNRESLQLGWFAGFPGGERLISGDAASAADQVGHLNLIHPGRIQVFGHQETQYYKRLSETSRAYQTSELVAGAPPAFIIAQGLATPPDILDICDEKNIPLFSTPLPAAQVIDYLRVYLSKKLAQRITMHGVFMDVLGVGVLITGESGLGKSELGLELISRSHGLVADDAVEFARIAPNMIEGRCPPLLQNLLEVRGLGLLDIKTIFGETAVRRKMRLKLIVHLVRRATLEENYERLPLDAHYDDVLGLPVRKVIIPVAAGRNIAVLLEAAVRNTILQLRGIDTLKDFIARQRAVMDSESDIY; encoded by the coding sequence ATGCCCTCAAGTACGCCTTTATCCATTCAACAACTATACGAAGACAATCGCGAGTCGCTACAACTCGGCTGGTTTGCCGGTTTTCCGGGCGGCGAACGCCTGATTTCAGGAGATGCGGCATCGGCAGCCGATCAAGTCGGCCATTTGAATCTGATCCATCCCGGACGAATTCAGGTTTTTGGTCATCAGGAAACGCAATACTACAAACGCCTGTCTGAGACGTCACGCGCGTATCAAACGTCAGAGTTGGTCGCTGGTGCGCCACCGGCATTTATCATCGCGCAAGGACTGGCCACGCCGCCCGACATTCTGGATATTTGCGACGAAAAAAATATACCTTTATTCTCGACACCGCTGCCGGCCGCGCAGGTAATCGATTATTTACGCGTCTATTTATCAAAAAAATTAGCACAACGCATCACCATGCATGGCGTATTTATGGACGTACTCGGCGTTGGTGTACTCATTACCGGCGAATCCGGCCTCGGCAAAAGCGAACTTGGGCTTGAACTAATCTCGCGTAGTCACGGCCTGGTGGCTGACGATGCGGTCGAATTTGCCCGCATTGCGCCAAATATGATCGAAGGTCGCTGCCCGCCATTGCTACAAAACCTTTTAGAAGTGCGCGGCTTGGGTCTGCTAGATATCAAAACGATCTTTGGTGAAACTGCGGTCCGCCGCAAAATGCGCCTGAAACTGATCGTCCATCTGGTGCGTCGCGCCACTTTGGAAGAAAACTATGAACGCCTGCCGCTTGATGCGCATTACGATGATGTCCTGGGACTCCCAGTGCGCAAAGTGATCATACCGGTCGCCGCCGGTCGCAATATAGCGGTACTACTCGAAGCGGCGGTGCGCAATACCATTTTGCAATTGCGCGGCATCGACACGCTTAAAGACTTCATCGCGCGCCAACGCGCAGTCATGGACAGCGAAAGCGATATTTATTAA
- the rapZ gene encoding RNase adapter RapZ: protein MRIILITGISGSGKSVALRVLEDAGYFCVDNLPPTLLRELVATRVDEDIQMLAVATDARSADSLARLPSDIKQLKAQGHDVKVIFLTAQTEALIARFSETRRSHPLSHRLRPGQNPSDRMTLTECIIGERELLVDIEGLGHIIDTSDLSTNKLRGWIKDLVDTEHAPLTLLFESFAFKHGVPLDADLVFDVRMLPNPHYDPVLRPLNGRDQPVIDFLDELPQVAELLHDIAGFISKWLPSFKQDNRSYLTVAIGCTGGQHRSVYMVEHLAQHFETTEHVVRRHRQLSHVVS, encoded by the coding sequence ATGCGAATAATTCTCATCACTGGCATTTCCGGCTCCGGAAAATCTGTCGCCCTTCGCGTTTTAGAGGATGCTGGCTACTTCTGCGTCGACAATTTGCCACCGACTTTATTACGGGAATTGGTCGCAACCCGCGTCGACGAGGACATCCAAATGCTCGCAGTTGCCACCGACGCACGTAGCGCCGATTCGTTGGCACGGCTTCCTTCCGATATTAAACAGCTAAAAGCCCAAGGTCATGACGTCAAAGTTATTTTTCTGACCGCCCAAACCGAAGCATTGATCGCACGCTTTTCTGAGACTCGCCGTAGTCATCCGTTATCGCATCGCTTACGTCCCGGCCAGAATCCCTCAGACCGTATGACGCTGACCGAATGCATCATTGGGGAACGTGAGTTGCTGGTAGACATTGAAGGTCTTGGTCATATCATCGACACGTCTGATTTGAGTACCAACAAACTACGCGGCTGGATCAAAGATCTGGTCGATACCGAACACGCCCCGCTGACGTTGCTGTTCGAATCGTTCGCTTTCAAGCATGGCGTGCCACTCGATGCGGATCTGGTGTTTGACGTCCGCATGCTGCCCAATCCACACTACGATCCGGTCCTGCGCCCGTTGAACGGTCGCGATCAACCGGTCATCGATTTTCTTGACGAGTTGCCGCAGGTCGCGGAGTTACTGCACGACATAGCAGGCTTCATCAGCAAATGGCTTCCGTCCTTTAAACAAGACAATCGTAGCTATCTAACGGTCGCGATCGGTTGTACCGGCGGACAACATCGGTCCGTTTATATGGTCGAACATCTTGCCCAACATTTTGAAACGACCGAGCATGTAGTCCGGCGTCATCGACAACTTAGCCACGTTGTCAGTTAA
- the mutY gene encoding A/G-specific adenine glycosylase, translating into MSKTLSDNNQHLVHYVDPTFSDAVIRWQKQHGRHALPWQNTRDPYRVWLSEIMLQQTQVTAVIPYYQKFMVRFPSLHSLAEAPSEDVMAHWAGLGYYTRARNLHRCAQRVVAEYGGVFPSDPLLLEDLPGIGRSTAAAIVAFSYGVRAAILDGNVKRVFARVFGIDGYPGAKQIELPMWRRAVDLLPEQGVESYTQGLMDLGATLCTRSKPSCMACPLAQRCVALATNRVAELPVRKPKKTIPEKQTCMLVIVDGNQVLLEQRPDSGIWGGLLSLPEFDMEHDIESSVTRLTAPFGTVASCEPLQSFLHVFTHFKLQISPYEIRLERRLNMAAQSAYVWYSAEKLADAPLPAPVKKLLLAVFRQADLFV; encoded by the coding sequence GTGAGCAAGACCCTATCAGACAACAATCAGCACCTCGTCCATTACGTTGATCCCACGTTTTCTGATGCTGTGATTAGATGGCAGAAACAGCACGGACGGCACGCGTTACCTTGGCAAAATACGCGTGATCCCTATCGTGTCTGGCTCTCGGAAATCATGCTTCAGCAGACACAAGTGACAGCGGTAATTCCTTATTATCAAAAGTTTATGGTGCGCTTTCCAAGCCTGCACAGTCTGGCAGAAGCGCCGAGTGAAGATGTGATGGCGCATTGGGCTGGATTGGGTTACTACACGCGCGCCCGCAATTTGCATCGCTGCGCGCAGCGCGTTGTGGCGGAGTACGGTGGTGTATTTCCCAGCGATCCCTTATTGCTAGAAGATTTGCCTGGCATCGGACGGTCGACCGCTGCGGCCATCGTTGCGTTTTCCTACGGTGTGCGCGCAGCTATTTTGGATGGTAATGTCAAACGCGTATTCGCTCGCGTATTCGGTATTGACGGTTACCCCGGCGCTAAGCAAATTGAGTTACCCATGTGGCGTCGGGCTGTGGATTTGTTGCCGGAGCAAGGTGTCGAATCTTATACTCAAGGCCTGATGGATTTAGGAGCAACACTTTGCACGCGCAGCAAACCGTCTTGTATGGCTTGTCCCTTGGCGCAACGTTGCGTTGCGCTGGCGACTAATAGAGTGGCGGAGTTGCCTGTGCGTAAGCCGAAAAAGACAATTCCAGAGAAGCAAACGTGTATGTTGGTGATTGTTGATGGAAACCAGGTACTTCTGGAGCAACGACCAGATAGCGGTATTTGGGGCGGATTATTATCGCTGCCAGAGTTCGATATGGAGCATGATATTGAATCATCAGTGACGCGGCTGACAGCCCCCTTTGGTACGGTGGCTTCGTGTGAGCCATTACAGTCTTTCCTGCATGTTTTCACCCATTTCAAGCTTCAGATTTCCCCTTATGAAATCCGGCTTGAACGCCGACTTAATATGGCGGCGCAATCAGCGTATGTTTGGTATTCGGCAGAAAAATTAGCAGATGCACCGTTGCCAGCGCCAGTCAAAAAATTATTGCTGGCAGTGTTTCGCCAGGCTGATCTTTTTGTGTAA
- the mutM gene encoding bifunctional DNA-formamidopyrimidine glycosylase/DNA-(apurinic or apyrimidinic site) lyase translates to MPELPEVEVTRRGVAPYIEGKMVTEVVLRRSGLRWPFPLELSLSLSGRTVRGTGRRGKYLLIHFDHGTLIVHLGMSGNLRILPLATLPKKHDHFDLVVGQQLMRMNDPRRFGAVLWHAMEDGPVAQHVLLAKLGLEPLEDVFSGDILYAQTRHRSAPIKQVLLAGDIVVGVGNIYACESLFEAGINPKTAAQRIGKARYAKLASAIRDILARAIEKGGSTLRDFVGADGRSGYFQQSYFVYDRAGEPCRVCGSLIEQMKQGQRSTFYCKTCQK, encoded by the coding sequence ATGCCAGAACTCCCAGAAGTTGAAGTGACGAGACGTGGGGTCGCGCCTTATATTGAAGGCAAGATGGTTACCGAAGTAGTGTTACGGCGGAGTGGACTGCGTTGGCCTTTTCCCTTGGAACTGTCGTTAAGTCTGAGCGGTCGCACGGTTCGCGGTACGGGCCGACGTGGTAAATATTTATTGATTCATTTTGATCATGGTACCTTGATCGTTCACCTTGGCATGTCAGGAAATTTGCGTATTTTGCCACTGGCAACGCTCCCCAAAAAGCATGATCATTTCGATTTAGTTGTTGGTCAGCAGTTGATGCGGATGAACGACCCACGTCGTTTTGGCGCAGTACTCTGGCATGCTATGGAAGACGGCCCGGTTGCGCAGCATGTCTTGTTGGCCAAGCTTGGACTGGAACCGTTAGAAGATGTTTTTTCAGGCGATATTTTGTACGCCCAAACACGTCATCGCAGCGCACCGATCAAGCAGGTATTGTTGGCTGGAGATATTGTTGTTGGTGTTGGCAATATTTATGCGTGTGAAAGTTTATTTGAGGCGGGCATCAATCCAAAGACTGCCGCACAGAGGATCGGCAAGGCGCGGTATGCTAAATTAGCCAGCGCGATCCGCGATATTCTCGCGCGTGCTATCGAAAAAGGCGGCAGCACTTTGCGGGATTTTGTTGGTGCTGATGGCCGCTCTGGCTATTTTCAACAGAGTTATTTTGTCTATGATCGTGCCGGAGAGCCTTGTCGGGTCTGCGGTTCGTTGATCGAGCAAATGAAGCAAGGGCAGCGTTCGACTTTTTATTGTAAAACGTGTCAAAAATAA
- a CDS encoding tetratricopeptide repeat protein codes for MKKALAIVTLSTLLSACAGLAPTNSTGDTKDTPTEKMASSAPKSDDDTSDANVKKADEHLPLVELTSEILFKELSSEIAFQRGNWQSAYVTLMSVAKQTRDPRPARRAAEMALSAKQAGDALVAIRLWRELAPDSEEATQYFLGFIILSNNLAEAQPILEQRVANATPQTRGLIIFQIQRLLSRAQDKVAAMRMLETIVAPYLSMPEAHLALAQSAFSNGDSPRAIEEANLGLQLKPDSELAILTVAQVAPDKVIAGKALTDFLASHPKAREVRIAYARTLVEQKEYDKARAQFEILLKTDKEDLTTLLALGLLNAQIGDTKTAEKYLTQYVDKLETHPDENRDNTQALQILAQMAAERNDIDGALKWLAKVGPGEAYLDTQLRRAQLIAKRGDIDGARKVLAQIETNGEGEEVQVTQVDAQFLRDANRNIEALHVLEVALKHYPKNTDLLYDYAMVAEKLDKVAVMETSLRKLIEIAPNSQQAYNALGYSLAERNIRLPEALVLIKKALSLAPQDPFILDSMGWVEFRMGNLTEAEVHLRAAYGKLPDVEIGVHLGEVLWTTGKKEEAQKIWRELRAKDPKNAALTSTLTRLHVRL; via the coding sequence TTGAAAAAAGCTCTTGCCATTGTAACGCTCTCGACCTTGTTGTCTGCATGTGCAGGCCTGGCGCCAACCAATAGCACCGGTGATACGAAAGATACGCCCACCGAAAAAATGGCGTCGTCTGCGCCAAAATCGGATGACGACACATCCGATGCCAACGTTAAGAAGGCCGATGAGCACCTACCGTTGGTCGAATTAACCAGTGAAATTTTGTTCAAAGAGTTGAGCTCTGAGATCGCATTTCAGCGCGGCAACTGGCAATCAGCCTACGTCACATTAATGAGTGTGGCTAAACAGACCCGCGATCCGCGTCCGGCCCGTCGCGCTGCCGAAATGGCACTCAGCGCCAAACAAGCCGGCGACGCATTGGTCGCCATTCGCTTGTGGCGTGAACTTGCCCCCGATTCAGAAGAGGCAACACAGTATTTTCTCGGCTTCATCATACTGAGCAATAATCTGGCAGAAGCACAGCCAATTTTGGAACAGCGAGTGGCGAATGCCACGCCGCAAACGCGCGGATTGATCATCTTCCAAATTCAGCGTCTGTTAAGTCGCGCGCAAGACAAAGTCGCTGCCATGCGGATGCTCGAAACCATTGTAGCGCCGTATTTAAGCATGCCGGAAGCGCATCTGGCGCTGGCGCAATCAGCTTTCTCGAATGGCGACAGTCCTCGCGCAATCGAAGAAGCCAATCTCGGATTGCAACTGAAACCGGATTCTGAGCTGGCGATCCTGACTGTGGCGCAAGTCGCACCAGACAAAGTAATTGCAGGCAAAGCACTAACCGATTTTCTCGCGTCCCACCCTAAAGCGCGTGAAGTCCGCATCGCCTATGCACGCACTTTGGTCGAACAAAAAGAATACGATAAGGCCCGCGCTCAATTTGAAATATTACTTAAAACTGACAAAGAGGATTTGACCACGCTGTTGGCCCTCGGTTTGCTTAACGCCCAAATTGGCGACACCAAAACGGCCGAAAAATACCTCACCCAATATGTTGATAAACTCGAAACGCATCCAGACGAAAATCGCGATAACACCCAAGCGCTTCAGATTTTGGCCCAAATGGCTGCAGAGCGAAATGATATTGACGGCGCACTCAAATGGCTCGCCAAGGTTGGTCCGGGTGAAGCTTACCTTGACACCCAGTTAAGACGCGCGCAATTAATAGCGAAACGTGGCGATATCGATGGCGCTAGAAAAGTTCTGGCACAAATCGAAACCAATGGCGAGGGCGAAGAAGTTCAGGTTACACAAGTCGACGCACAATTCTTGCGCGATGCGAATCGCAATATAGAAGCGCTACACGTTCTCGAAGTCGCGCTCAAACACTATCCAAAAAATACCGATCTGTTGTACGACTATGCCATGGTGGCGGAGAAACTCGACAAAGTTGCTGTCATGGAGACATCGCTGCGCAAATTGATCGAAATTGCACCTAATAGCCAGCAAGCGTACAACGCACTGGGTTACTCGCTCGCCGAGCGCAATATTCGGCTCCCGGAAGCGTTGGTTCTTATTAAGAAAGCGCTGTCACTTGCCCCTCAAGACCCATTTATTCTCGATAGCATGGGATGGGTAGAATTTCGGATGGGCAATCTGACAGAGGCAGAAGTCCACCTGCGCGCGGCTTACGGTAAATTACCCGATGTTGAAATCGGCGTTCATTTAGGGGAAGTCTTATGGACTACCGGAAAAAAAGAAGAAGCACAAAAGATATGGCGCGAACTCCGGGCCAAAGATCCTAAAAACGCCGCATTAACCAGCACGCTGACACGCCTGCACGTCCGCCTATGA
- a CDS encoding outer membrane lipoprotein LolB produces MSTDIPSGLNALISSGGLGFHRKLAQLTKRTTFTAISLAAALTISGCAALTTPAPPPASAINGVSRSYHQAIDLSGRLSVRYQQDGKEQALHGSFTWAQTSQHTLVTLLSPLGQTLATIDITPKQSTLHQAGQPSRTAADVDLLTAQALGWPLPIAGLRDWLQGFGTDVNSKPFNVNPASDNGVTTVTTTDHWSIQYASWQPAEGAANPLPKRIDLTRNTAQAGDVAIRIVIDSAQPH; encoded by the coding sequence ATGAGCACAGACATCCCGTCAGGGTTGAATGCGTTGATTTCCAGCGGCGGACTGGGATTTCATCGGAAATTAGCGCAGTTGACAAAGCGCACTACTTTTACCGCCATTAGCCTGGCTGCCGCTTTGACGATCAGCGGTTGCGCGGCACTCACAACGCCTGCGCCACCACCCGCTTCAGCTATTAATGGCGTTAGTCGTTCGTATCATCAGGCGATTGATTTAAGTGGGCGGTTGTCGGTCCGCTATCAACAGGATGGCAAAGAACAAGCGCTGCACGGCAGCTTCACCTGGGCGCAAACTAGCCAGCACACGCTCGTTACGTTGCTTTCCCCGCTGGGTCAAACTTTGGCGACCATTGATATAACACCCAAACAATCAACTCTTCATCAAGCCGGTCAGCCATCACGCACGGCAGCAGATGTCGATCTATTGACCGCGCAAGCACTGGGATGGCCACTGCCCATTGCGGGTCTGCGGGACTGGTTGCAGGGCTTTGGTACTGATGTCAATAGCAAACCCTTTAACGTCAATCCGGCCAGCGATAACGGGGTGACAACCGTTACTACCACCGATCACTGGTCCATTCAATATGCTAGTTGGCAGCCTGCAGAAGGCGCCGCCAACCCCCTGCCGAAACGCATTGATCTGACGCGCAATACCGCGCAAGCTGGCGACGTGGCTATCCGTATCGTGATTGATAGCGCGCAGCCGCACTAA
- the ispE gene encoding 4-(cytidine 5'-diphospho)-2-C-methyl-D-erythritol kinase: protein MTRTLKNCPAPAKLNLFLHVNGRRADGYHLLQTVFQLLDYCDLLDFETRDDGIIQRITDIPGIPAETDLIVRAAKLLQTAMQKKLGQPPPGANITVNKILPMGGGLGGGSSDAATTLMALNHLWDGGFSRAELMVIGLQLGADVPFFIFGQNAFAEGVGETLMPVDTRDYWYIVIEPGVQISTSLIFSSEELTRTTKLVKIADFSGHQDCFGKNDLQIVATKLFPAVAEVINWLNAYGNARMTGSGACVFCAFEQESQADEVLKLVPQRWKVWKAKGISFHPLKDLL, encoded by the coding sequence ATGACCCGTACGCTTAAAAACTGCCCTGCTCCTGCCAAATTAAACCTTTTCCTGCACGTTAATGGGCGGCGCGCAGACGGATATCATCTATTGCAGACAGTGTTTCAATTGCTTGATTACTGTGATCTGCTGGACTTCGAAACACGGGACGACGGGATCATTCAACGTATTACCGACATTCCAGGTATACCGGCGGAAACTGACCTGATCGTGCGCGCGGCAAAATTGCTACAAACGGCGATGCAAAAAAAATTAGGTCAACCACCACCCGGCGCCAACATTACCGTAAACAAAATATTGCCGATGGGCGGTGGTCTGGGAGGCGGCTCATCGGATGCCGCAACGACACTAATGGCACTAAATCACCTATGGGACGGTGGTTTCAGCCGCGCAGAGTTAATGGTGATCGGGCTGCAATTAGGAGCGGATGTACCATTTTTTATATTCGGTCAAAATGCATTTGCCGAGGGTGTTGGCGAGACGCTGATGCCAGTCGATACCCGGGATTACTGGTACATCGTCATCGAACCCGGCGTTCAAATTTCCACTTCGTTAATATTTTCGTCAGAAGAATTGACACGGACGACAAAATTGGTCAAAATAGCGGACTTTTCAGGGCATCAGGATTGCTTCGGAAAGAATGATTTACAAATCGTTGCTACCAAGCTTTTTCCAGCTGTTGCCGAAGTCATTAATTGGCTGAACGCATATGGAAATGCGCGGATGACCGGTTCTGGTGCATGCGTCTTCTGCGCCTTTGAACAGGAAAGTCAAGCCGATGAAGTACTGAAATTAGTACCTCAACGTTGGAAAGTGTGGAAAGCTAAAGGAATAAGCTTCCATCCTTTAAAAGATTTGCTATAA